The Chryseobacterium nakagawai genome has a segment encoding these proteins:
- a CDS encoding YeiH family protein produces MKDFILNETTRKVVFIGLAVVCLTPLISSPIALALGFGLAVFMGNPFEKHLHHYIHLLLQVSIVGLGFGLKLDEALHAGKTGLMLTVVSIVTVMVLGYFLGRIFKLERPLSYLLSAGTAICGGSAIAAVAPIIKPSTKQISLALAIVFTLNSIALFVYPAIGHLLHLSQEQFGLWCAVGIHDTSSVVGAASKYGNEALKIATTVKLARALWIIPVSLITMFVFKSKDSKIKIPWFIGYFIVAILLNTYFPVMDQFSTAITSFAKSGLNLTLFFIGSTLSLQTLKTIGFRPLLTAVLLWVTISIGSLLYIIH; encoded by the coding sequence ATGAAAGATTTCATACTCAATGAAACAACACGCAAAGTAGTTTTTATTGGATTGGCAGTTGTATGTCTAACTCCATTAATTTCTTCTCCCATCGCTCTGGCATTAGGTTTTGGCCTTGCTGTTTTTATGGGAAACCCATTTGAAAAACATTTACATCACTATATTCATCTCTTGTTACAGGTCTCAATTGTAGGATTAGGCTTCGGATTAAAACTGGATGAAGCACTTCATGCTGGTAAAACAGGATTAATGTTAACTGTTGTAAGTATTGTCACCGTAATGGTTTTAGGCTATTTCTTGGGGAGAATATTTAAACTTGAAAGGCCCCTATCTTACCTTTTGTCTGCCGGAACTGCTATCTGTGGAGGAAGTGCCATTGCTGCAGTTGCCCCTATCATCAAACCCAGCACAAAGCAAATTTCTTTGGCGTTGGCTATTGTCTTTACATTGAATTCCATTGCATTATTTGTTTATCCTGCGATTGGGCACCTTTTGCATCTTTCTCAGGAACAGTTTGGGCTGTGGTGCGCAGTGGGAATCCATGATACAAGCTCTGTGGTTGGTGCGGCCAGTAAATATGGCAATGAGGCTTTAAAAATTGCAACTACAGTTAAATTAGCCCGTGCTTTATGGATTATTCCGGTTTCTCTGATCACCATGTTCGTTTTTAAAAGCAAAGATTCAAAAATTAAAATTCCATGGTTTATTGGTTATTTTATTGTGGCTATTCTACTGAATACTTATTTTCCTGTTATGGATCAGTTCAGTACTGCCATTACTTCTTTTGCTAAATCCGGACTGAATCTGACTTTATTTTTTATCGGTTCTACTCTTTCCCTACAAACTTTAAAAACAATAGGTTTTAGACCCTTGCTAACCGCTGTACTTCTTTGGGTTACCATCAGTATCGGCAGTCTGCTTTATATTATTCACTAA
- a CDS encoding voltage-gated chloride channel family protein, with protein MSKNQRTLGKKAVFHIQFFFRKFPTIPYIFKWLAISLIIGSLVGSASAGFLQSLEWATHFRENHVWLIALLPVAGFLIGLLYYYWGKEVEAGNNLLIDTIHDPKDIIPFKMAPFVYLGTIATHFFGGSAGREGTALQMAGAIADQLTRPFKLDKNERRILIISAIAAGFGSVFGTPLAGAVFGLEVFLVGRIRYNALFPAFASAILADWATNLWNVKHTHYHIDFIPKLEFLPIIYSILAGIAFGICAAAFSKIIHWVSFVFKSKIKYPPLRPVIGGMIIALAVLLMGTTRYIGLGVPVILESFEKQLPLYDFALKMAFTIITLSAGFKGGEVTPLFFIGATLGSALSLFIPLPFGLLAGMGFVAVFAGATNTPLACMLMGIELFGAECSVYIAIACVVSYLLSGHNSIYTKQKIGEAKNRRYENQQDRSISDFL; from the coding sequence ATGTCAAAAAATCAACGAACACTTGGTAAAAAAGCAGTTTTTCATATTCAATTTTTCTTCAGAAAATTTCCGACAATCCCTTATATTTTTAAATGGCTGGCCATCAGCCTTATTATTGGATCGTTGGTAGGAAGTGCTTCGGCTGGTTTTTTACAATCATTAGAATGGGCTACCCACTTCCGGGAAAACCATGTATGGCTGATTGCTTTACTTCCTGTTGCTGGTTTTTTAATTGGCCTTTTATATTATTACTGGGGAAAAGAGGTAGAAGCAGGAAATAATCTTCTGATCGATACTATTCATGATCCGAAAGATATTATTCCGTTCAAAATGGCTCCTTTTGTTTATTTGGGAACTATTGCTACTCACTTTTTTGGAGGTTCAGCAGGTCGTGAAGGAACGGCCCTTCAGATGGCCGGGGCTATTGCAGATCAGCTTACCCGACCATTTAAGCTCGATAAAAACGAAAGAAGAATATTAATTATTTCCGCCATCGCTGCCGGCTTTGGTTCTGTTTTCGGAACTCCTTTGGCTGGAGCTGTTTTCGGGCTTGAAGTTTTTCTGGTTGGAAGAATACGATACAATGCCCTATTTCCAGCATTTGCATCAGCCATACTTGCAGATTGGGCTACTAACCTTTGGAATGTAAAACATACTCATTATCATATTGATTTTATCCCTAAACTGGAGTTTCTACCAATTATATACAGCATTTTAGCCGGAATTGCTTTTGGAATTTGTGCTGCTGCTTTCAGTAAAATTATTCATTGGGTAAGTTTTGTTTTTAAATCAAAAATTAAATATCCACCTCTTCGTCCTGTTATTGGAGGAATGATTATCGCTCTGGCTGTTTTACTCATGGGGACAACACGGTATATCGGTCTTGGAGTTCCAGTAATTCTCGAGTCTTTTGAAAAGCAGCTTCCGTTGTATGATTTTGCCTTAAAGATGGCTTTTACCATCATTACCCTTTCTGCAGGATTCAAAGGAGGTGAAGTTACTCCATTGTTCTTTATCGGAGCTACATTAGGGAGTGCATTATCTCTGTTTATTCCTTTGCCATTTGGTTTACTAGCAGGAATGGGATTTGTTGCCGTATTTGCTGGAGCTACCAATACGCCATTAGCCTGTATGCTTATGGGAATTGAATTATTTGGAGCTGAATGTAGTGTGTATATTGCCATTGCATGTGTGGTTTCTTACCTTCTTTCAGGACACAACAGTATTTACACCAAACAAAAGATTGGTGAAGCTAAAAACAGGAGATATGAGAACCAGCAGGATAGGTCTATTTCGGATTTTCTTTAG
- a CDS encoding GLPGLI family protein has translation MKNILTIVVILLTGFTQAQTHRFIYELQYKMDSTEIGYEKLNMILDITPKEVKFYGKGLATTDSLNKKFGMNSSYTDMTGQVVKRKINSFDNENYINIKNGYYSFKTTDKINWSIADETKKIENYTLQKATTKFGGRNWTAWFCKEIPFNEGPFKLRGLPGLIFELSDAKKNFIYTLVKIRKLTENYSTEDFLESNFGNKAIPINEKQKYKLSMEFYNDPFAFERNNFSKSNNDLKININGKEIHNVEELNTQTKSMQEIIRKYNNPIEIDKAIHYPIY, from the coding sequence GAACTTCAATATAAGATGGATTCTACGGAAATAGGTTATGAAAAGCTGAATATGATTCTGGATATTACACCGAAAGAAGTAAAATTCTATGGGAAGGGTCTCGCCACTACGGATTCTCTGAATAAAAAATTCGGAATGAATTCCAGCTATACTGATATGACAGGTCAAGTAGTAAAAAGAAAGATCAATTCTTTTGATAATGAAAATTATATCAACATTAAAAATGGGTATTATTCATTTAAAACGACAGATAAAATCAATTGGTCGATTGCTGATGAAACTAAAAAGATAGAAAATTACACCTTACAAAAAGCAACCACAAAGTTTGGAGGAAGAAACTGGACCGCGTGGTTTTGTAAAGAGATTCCATTTAATGAGGGCCCCTTTAAACTGCGTGGATTACCTGGTTTGATCTTTGAATTATCTGATGCTAAGAAAAATTTCATTTATACTCTTGTCAAAATCAGAAAACTTACGGAAAACTACTCTACCGAGGATTTTCTGGAATCCAATTTCGGAAACAAAGCCATCCCTATCAATGAAAAGCAAAAATATAAGCTGAGTATGGAATTTTATAATGATCCTTTCGCCTTTGAAAGAAATAATTTCAGCAAATCTAATAATGATCTGAAAATTAACATCAACGGAAAAGAAATTCATAATGTAGAAGAGCTGAATACTCAGACTAAAAGCATGCAGGAAATTATCAGGAAATACAATAATCCGATTGAGATCGATAAGGCGATACATTATCCTATTTACTAA
- a CDS encoding LysR family transcriptional regulator, protein MFDYRLKVFHTVASRLSFTKASEELHISQPAVTKHIKEIEVQLSTKLFDRKGTSIQLTQSGKILFEYAEKIRNIYRDLEFEISQINQQHKGKLIIGASTSVAQYILPEILAKFNAYYKDIKIELLTGNTEAISALLKEEKIDLGIIEGESQSSYFDYKTFKPDEIVLAAKSDHPLAHKTLNVKDLYQLNLIFREQGSGTLEFIQNRLKEKEININELNTVIQLGSSESIKNYLLHSDCMAFLSISTILNELKNNILTVIDIKNFSIERDFHFILPKGEQSELIELFLRFAE, encoded by the coding sequence ATGTTCGATTATAGGTTAAAAGTTTTCCATACGGTAGCTTCAAGGTTGAGTTTTACTAAGGCTTCTGAGGAGCTTCATATTTCACAGCCAGCAGTTACAAAACACATCAAAGAAATTGAAGTTCAGCTGAGCACCAAATTATTTGACAGAAAAGGAACTTCTATACAGTTAACACAAAGCGGCAAAATCCTGTTTGAATATGCTGAAAAAATCAGAAACATCTACCGTGATCTGGAATTTGAGATCAGCCAGATCAATCAACAGCATAAAGGAAAACTGATTATTGGAGCCAGTACCTCTGTTGCCCAATACATCCTACCTGAAATCCTTGCTAAATTCAATGCTTATTATAAAGACATTAAAATAGAACTTCTGACCGGAAATACAGAAGCCATTTCTGCTCTTTTAAAAGAAGAAAAAATCGATCTTGGCATCATTGAAGGAGAATCACAATCTTCATACTTTGACTATAAGACCTTTAAACCTGATGAAATTGTTCTCGCTGCCAAGTCAGATCATCCTTTAGCCCATAAAACACTAAATGTTAAAGACCTTTATCAGCTTAATCTTATTTTCCGTGAGCAAGGTTCCGGAACTCTTGAATTTATCCAGAACCGGTTAAAGGAAAAGGAAATTAACATCAATGAACTGAATACCGTTATCCAATTGGGAAGCAGCGAAAGTATCAAAAACTACCTTCTTCATTCGGACTGCATGGCTTTTCTTTCCATCAGCACCATTCTGAATGAGTTGAAGAATAATATTCTTACTGTTATTGACATAAAAAATTTCAGCATTGAAAGAGATTTTCATTTTATTCTGCCTAAAGGAGAACAGTCTGAGTTGATCGAGTTATTTTTAAGGTTTGCAGAGTAA